A section of the Babylonia areolata isolate BAREFJ2019XMU chromosome 1, ASM4173473v1, whole genome shotgun sequence genome encodes:
- the LOC143284049 gene encoding AP-1 complex-associated regulatory protein-like isoform X1, whose product MGNCFTWCCGLLDSRRRKYLKTRYHVEGNQSIEDASDFETLMDEESPHDEMSRLLTDREKQLLKSRQFDVIVHEQTEIDKELDHQLAEREEELKREEEAYIEAKREAARIAKLHRAKEKAAKKNATANGSRSWLGDDEEWEVAGGEDDFELFLANVKARSVAARAQVHAPVDGHSPSSSAMLTKERSLTEASSLDLEWDHEADGH is encoded by the exons ATGGGGAACTGTTTTACTTGGTGCTGTGGTTTGCTGGATAGCAGGAG GAGGAAATATTTGAAGACAAGGTACCATGTGGAAGGAAACCAGTCCATTGAG GATGCATCAGAT TTTGAAACCTTAATGGATGAG GAGAGCCCTCATGATGAGATGAGCAG ACTGCTCACTGACCGTGAGAAACAGTTGCTGAAGTCGCGGCAGTTTGATGTCATTGTGCATGAGCAGACGGAAATTGATAAGGAATTAGATCACCAG CTGGCGGAGCGAGAAGAGGAGCTAAAACGGGAAGAGGAGGCTTACATTGAGGCCAAAAGAGAGGCCGCCCGCATCGCCAAGCTCCATCGAGCCAAGGAGAAGGCAGCCAAGAAGAATGCCACAGCCAATGGGTCAAGGTCCTGGCTGGGGGACGATGAGGAATGGGAGGT AGCAGGGGGAGAGGATGACTTTGAACTGTTCTTGGCCAATGTCAAGGCCAGATCCGTGGCTGCCAGAGCACAGGTCCATGCTCCAG TGGATGGACACAGTCCCAGCAGCTCGGCCATGCTGACCAAGGAACGGTCCCTGACGGAAGCCTCCTCACTGGACTTGGAGTGGGACCATGAggccg
- the LOC143284049 gene encoding AP-1 complex-associated regulatory protein-like isoform X2, with the protein MGNCFTWCCGLLDSRRRKYLKTRYHVEGNQSIEFETLMDEESPHDEMSRLLTDREKQLLKSRQFDVIVHEQTEIDKELDHQLAEREEELKREEEAYIEAKREAARIAKLHRAKEKAAKKNATANGSRSWLGDDEEWEVAGGEDDFELFLANVKARSVAARAQVHAPVDGHSPSSSAMLTKERSLTEASSLDLEWDHEADGH; encoded by the exons ATGGGGAACTGTTTTACTTGGTGCTGTGGTTTGCTGGATAGCAGGAG GAGGAAATATTTGAAGACAAGGTACCATGTGGAAGGAAACCAGTCCATTGAG TTTGAAACCTTAATGGATGAG GAGAGCCCTCATGATGAGATGAGCAG ACTGCTCACTGACCGTGAGAAACAGTTGCTGAAGTCGCGGCAGTTTGATGTCATTGTGCATGAGCAGACGGAAATTGATAAGGAATTAGATCACCAG CTGGCGGAGCGAGAAGAGGAGCTAAAACGGGAAGAGGAGGCTTACATTGAGGCCAAAAGAGAGGCCGCCCGCATCGCCAAGCTCCATCGAGCCAAGGAGAAGGCAGCCAAGAAGAATGCCACAGCCAATGGGTCAAGGTCCTGGCTGGGGGACGATGAGGAATGGGAGGT AGCAGGGGGAGAGGATGACTTTGAACTGTTCTTGGCCAATGTCAAGGCCAGATCCGTGGCTGCCAGAGCACAGGTCCATGCTCCAG TGGATGGACACAGTCCCAGCAGCTCGGCCATGCTGACCAAGGAACGGTCCCTGACGGAAGCCTCCTCACTGGACTTGGAGTGGGACCATGAggccg